Proteins encoded within one genomic window of Deinococcus metallilatus:
- a CDS encoding N-acetylmuramoyl-L-alanine amidase family protein, whose product MPGQELGQPSALSGQAQGALQPGAALTPPRLGRNPGLTRVVLDLPPGTRYRLVPGGVGLRVELSGVSAPALSAQQVTPEVRAWRVEPTPDGALVTLLTGTPLTGRSGWRAQLVPPLAGSDRSRLAIDLSPALADLTPLMPRERVVAAVPPMSALRGTALLAPSVARVKPRVVLDPGHGGRDSGGVGAVVEKQVALDVALRVRDLLRVAGVEVVMTRETDRELAPDKATDLNQRAGLGTPGTQLYLSIHVNAMPPANALRGYGVETWWNPNHPLSSSFAALIQKNVITVTGAFSQGLKNNRSLAVLRGSRIPAALIEIGYTSHPVDGLNLQNPTYLDRVALGIAQGIREAVVTGVTASGGGR is encoded by the coding sequence TTGCCGGGCCAGGAGCTGGGGCAGCCCAGCGCCCTGAGCGGGCAGGCCCAGGGGGCGCTTCAGCCCGGGGCCGCGCTCACGCCGCCCCGGCTGGGCCGGAACCCTGGGCTGACCCGGGTGGTGCTGGACCTGCCGCCGGGCACCCGCTACCGCCTGGTGCCCGGCGGGGTGGGCCTGCGGGTGGAGCTGAGCGGCGTGAGCGCGCCGGCCCTCTCCGCGCAGCAGGTGACGCCTGAGGTGCGGGCCTGGCGCGTCGAGCCCACGCCGGACGGGGCCCTGGTGACGCTGCTCACCGGCACGCCCCTGACCGGGCGCAGCGGGTGGCGCGCGCAACTCGTGCCGCCGCTGGCGGGCAGCGACCGCTCCCGCCTCGCCATCGACCTCTCCCCCGCGCTGGCAGACCTCACGCCGCTCATGCCCCGCGAGCGGGTGGTGGCCGCCGTGCCGCCGATGTCGGCCCTGCGCGGCACGGCGCTCCTGGCCCCCAGCGTGGCCCGGGTCAAACCGCGGGTGGTCCTCGACCCCGGGCACGGCGGCCGTGACTCCGGGGGCGTCGGCGCGGTCGTCGAGAAGCAGGTGGCGCTGGACGTGGCCCTGCGGGTGCGCGACCTGCTGCGCGTCGCCGGGGTGGAGGTGGTGATGACCCGCGAGACCGACCGGGAACTGGCGCCGGACAAGGCCACGGACTTGAACCAGCGGGCGGGGCTGGGCACGCCCGGCACCCAGCTCTACCTGAGCATCCACGTGAACGCCATGCCGCCCGCGAACGCGCTGAGGGGCTACGGGGTGGAGACCTGGTGGAATCCCAACCACCCGCTCTCCAGCAGCTTCGCGGCCCTGATCCAGAAGAACGTCATCACGGTCACCGGCGCGTTCTCGCAAGGCCTGAAAAACAATCGCTCGCTGGCGGTGCTGCGGGGCAGCCGCATTCCCGCCGCACTGATCGAGATCGGGTACACCAGTCACCCGGTCGACGGCCTCAACCTCCAGAATCCCACCTACCTCGACCGGGTGGCGCTCGGCATCGCCCAGGGCATCCGGGAGGCGGTGGTGACGGGCGTCACGGCGAGCGGCGGCGGGAGGTAG
- a CDS encoding NPCBM/NEW2 domain-containing protein, producing the protein MPQRSPRSTLSLGLTLALTLSLAACSSSPGSGAPDANDPVAAYPYEAGTDYSWTSTVPSTNPYPGDQGYPWRGLAVGTAGQPTDLDLTSGNWDSASSGYGPVEVDKSNNTNKGGDGQTLTIGGVTYAKGLGAHANSDIRYTLPGQCTTFTASIGVDDEVGNRGSVVFEVWNGTTTRLYESGIMRGADAARAISVPLNGVQQLRLVVRDAGDGMNYDHADWAATRLLGCSVPATSGDKFLSDLTPVSTPVNGYGPYEKDRSNGQNAAGDGNTLTIGRTSYSKGLGVHAASTLTYDLSGTCSTFTAEVGVDDEVGDRGSVVFQVLTDGTKVYDSGIMTGRDPARSVSVDVAGKQRLTLAVTDAGDGINYDHADWASAKVSCSVTQPTVSSVTVNPGSAVLSVGGTRQFTADVQGSGAYGSDVTWTSSNPAVATVSASGLVTAAAQGTVTITATSKFDPSKSGSAQVTVNPASTLPAGGILINFQPAGSGTPAGYTKDTGAAFDAARGFGWIREDSVGTGTSVPLDITPNTRDRALAGVDGRLNTFAHMQFPTNVSSSTAVRTPAAWEYALPNGVYTVTVAVGDASNSLDSQHQINVEGQLAIARYTPVASKKFITSTVRVGVTDGRLTVDARGGTNTKIDYVTIRPGDQPSVRVTNPQDAQTLVPTTASITADVNLPNSGVDVNTLTASTVRLIDAGTNVAVPATLNTSGGGDVIVLKPNTPLNANTRYIFEVTAGVKDTSGVPFLPLRSTFVTGSSTGSSSNVAFEQVALPTVPAMPYTAVEMGPDGKLYAGTLTGEILRFGILSDGTLTQPQTITSVQTANGGPRTIIGLKFDPTSTPDNLILWISNNYFWDGTSNAPDWSGKITRLSGPNLENVQDYVVGLPRSIRDHETNSITFRPGDPNAMYVLQASNTAMGAPDAAWGNRPERLLSAALLRVDLSKITNPPVDVKTAEGGLYNPYAAGAPVTIYASGMRNAYDMVWHTNGQLYVPTNGSAAGGNTPGTPATLPDACQTREGGPYTGPAVPALSGVSGQHDYLFRVVSGGYYGHPNPQRCEWVLNGGNPTAGVDTAEVVASTSGAGYAVGVQPDRNYRGFSYDFGEHASANGVIEEYTTAQNSTLKNKLLVVRYSAGKDIIVLTPGGPNQDIVGAETLITGLTNFTPSPLDLTENRSTGHLYVAQLDERTGSGKITLVRPK; encoded by the coding sequence ATGCCCCAACGTTCACCGCGCTCCACCCTCTCCCTGGGTCTGACGCTCGCGCTGACCCTGAGCCTCGCCGCCTGCTCCTCGTCGCCGGGGAGCGGGGCGCCAGACGCGAACGACCCGGTCGCGGCCTACCCCTACGAGGCGGGCACGGACTACTCGTGGACCAGCACGGTGCCGAGCACGAACCCGTACCCCGGCGACCAGGGCTACCCCTGGCGAGGCCTGGCCGTCGGCACGGCCGGGCAGCCCACCGACCTCGACCTGACGAGCGGGAACTGGGACTCGGCCTCCAGCGGTTACGGCCCGGTCGAGGTGGACAAGAGCAACAACACCAACAAGGGCGGTGACGGTCAGACCCTGACCATCGGCGGCGTCACCTACGCCAAGGGCCTGGGCGCCCACGCCAACTCCGATATCCGCTACACCCTTCCCGGCCAGTGCACCACCTTCACCGCCAGCATCGGGGTGGACGACGAGGTGGGCAACCGGGGCAGCGTGGTCTTCGAGGTCTGGAACGGCACCACCACCAGGCTCTACGAGAGCGGCATCATGCGCGGGGCCGACGCGGCCAGGGCCATTTCGGTGCCCCTGAACGGGGTCCAGCAGCTTCGGCTGGTCGTGCGCGACGCGGGTGACGGGATGAACTACGACCACGCCGACTGGGCCGCCACCCGGCTGCTCGGCTGCTCGGTGCCCGCGACCTCGGGCGACAAGTTCCTGAGTGACCTCACGCCGGTCAGCACCCCGGTCAACGGCTACGGTCCCTACGAGAAAGACCGCAGCAACGGTCAGAATGCGGCCGGGGACGGCAATACCCTCACCATCGGCCGCACCAGCTATTCCAAGGGGCTGGGGGTGCACGCCGCGTCCACCCTCACCTACGACCTGAGCGGCACCTGCTCGACCTTCACCGCCGAGGTGGGCGTGGACGACGAGGTGGGGGACCGCGGCAGCGTGGTGTTCCAGGTGCTCACCGACGGCACCAAGGTCTATGACAGCGGGATCATGACCGGACGCGACCCGGCCCGTTCGGTGAGTGTGGACGTCGCGGGCAAGCAGCGCCTGACGCTGGCCGTGACGGACGCGGGCGACGGCATCAACTACGACCACGCCGACTGGGCGAGCGCCAAGGTGAGCTGCTCGGTGACCCAGCCCACGGTCAGCAGCGTGACGGTCAACCCCGGCAGCGCGGTGCTGTCGGTGGGGGGAACCCGGCAGTTCACGGCCGACGTGCAGGGCAGCGGGGCGTACGGCTCGGACGTCACCTGGACGAGCAGCAACCCGGCGGTCGCCACCGTCAGCGCCAGCGGGCTGGTCACCGCTGCCGCTCAGGGGACGGTGACGATCACCGCCACCTCGAAGTTCGACCCGAGCAAGTCGGGCAGCGCTCAGGTCACGGTCAACCCCGCCTCCACCCTCCCCGCGGGCGGCATCCTGATCAACTTCCAGCCAGCGGGCTCGGGCACGCCCGCTGGGTACACCAAGGACACGGGCGCGGCCTTCGACGCGGCGCGCGGCTTCGGCTGGATCCGGGAGGACAGCGTGGGCACGGGGACCAGCGTGCCCCTGGACATCACGCCGAACACCCGGGACCGCGCGCTCGCCGGGGTGGACGGGCGCCTCAACACCTTTGCCCATATGCAATTCCCCACCAACGTGAGTAGCTCGACCGCCGTGCGCACGCCCGCCGCCTGGGAATACGCCCTGCCCAACGGGGTGTACACCGTGACGGTCGCCGTGGGGGACGCCAGCAACAGCCTCGACAGCCAGCACCAGATCAACGTCGAGGGGCAGCTCGCCATCGCCCGCTACACCCCGGTCGCGTCCAAGAAGTTCATCACCTCGACGGTGCGCGTGGGCGTCACCGACGGCCGCCTCACGGTGGACGCGCGCGGCGGAACGAACACCAAGATCGACTACGTGACCATCCGGCCAGGCGACCAGCCCAGCGTGCGCGTCACCAACCCGCAGGACGCCCAGACCCTCGTGCCGACCACCGCGTCCATCACGGCCGACGTGAACCTGCCCAACAGCGGCGTGGACGTGAACACCCTGACCGCCTCGACGGTGCGGCTGATCGACGCGGGCACGAACGTCGCGGTGCCCGCCACGCTCAACACCTCGGGCGGCGGGGACGTGATCGTGCTCAAGCCCAACACGCCCCTGAATGCCAACACCCGGTACATCTTCGAGGTCACCGCCGGGGTCAAGGACACGAGCGGGGTGCCTTTCCTGCCGCTGCGGTCCACCTTCGTGACGGGGTCGAGCACCGGGTCCAGCAGCAACGTCGCCTTCGAGCAGGTCGCGCTGCCCACGGTCCCGGCGATGCCGTACACGGCGGTCGAGATGGGACCGGACGGCAAGCTGTACGCCGGGACGCTCACCGGCGAGATCCTGCGCTTCGGGATCCTGTCCGACGGCACGCTCACCCAGCCGCAGACCATCACCTCGGTGCAGACGGCCAACGGCGGGCCGCGCACCATCATCGGCCTGAAGTTCGACCCCACCTCCACCCCCGACAACCTGATCCTGTGGATCAGCAACAACTACTTCTGGGACGGCACCAGCAACGCGCCCGACTGGAGCGGCAAGATCACCCGCCTCAGCGGCCCCAACCTGGAGAACGTGCAGGACTACGTGGTCGGGCTGCCGCGCTCGATCCGTGACCACGAGACGAACTCCATCACCTTCCGCCCCGGCGACCCGAACGCCATGTACGTCCTGCAAGCCAGCAATACAGCGATGGGCGCCCCCGACGCCGCCTGGGGGAACCGCCCCGAGCGGCTGCTGAGCGCCGCGCTGCTGCGGGTGGACCTCTCCAAGATCACCAACCCGCCCGTGGACGTGAAGACGGCGGAGGGCGGCCTGTACAACCCTTACGCGGCGGGCGCGCCTGTGACCATCTACGCCTCGGGGATGCGCAACGCCTACGACATGGTGTGGCATACCAACGGGCAGCTCTACGTGCCCACCAACGGCTCGGCGGCGGGCGGGAACACGCCCGGGACCCCGGCCACCCTGCCCGACGCCTGCCAGACCCGCGAGGGCGGTCCCTACACCGGCCCGGCGGTCCCGGCGCTCAGCGGGGTCAGCGGGCAGCATGATTACCTCTTCCGGGTGGTGTCGGGCGGCTACTACGGCCACCCCAATCCCCAGCGCTGCGAGTGGGTGCTCAACGGCGGCAACCCCACGGCGGGGGTGGACACCGCCGAGGTCGTGGCCTCCACCTCAGGGGCAGGGTACGCGGTGGGGGTACAGCCCGACCGCAACTACCGGGGCTTCTCCTACGACTTCGGCGAGCACGCCTCCGCCAACGGCGTGATCGAGGAGTACACCACCGCCCAGAACTCCACCCTGAAGAACAAGTTGCTCGTCGTGCGTTACAGCGCGGGCAAGGACATCATCGTGCTGACCCCCGGCGGGCCGAACCAGGACATCGTGGGGGCCGAGACGCTGATCACGGGCCTGACCAACTTCACCCCCAGCCCCCTGGACCTCACCGAGAACCGCTCGACCGGCCACCTGTACGTCGCGCAGCTCGACGAGCGCACTGGCAGCGGCAAGATCACCCTGGTGCGGCCCAAATAA
- a CDS encoding DUF1345 domain-containing protein, which translates to MIAGSAGIAAALVLPVAPAGVIRAMLGWDVGALTLLALTWHFILRSPPERTRYAAAVEDPGRAAVGASVLVSSVVSLVAAAWVIDGAKRLSPAAPGVPITFAVVAVVSGWFLTHTTYALRYAHLYYSDGDQEAGPDGGLEFPGATPPAALDFAYFSFVLGMTFQVSDVAVSSPVIRRVALWHGLTAFWFNVAILALTLNVLGSLI; encoded by the coding sequence ATGATCGCGGGGAGTGCCGGGATTGCGGCAGCGTTGGTGCTGCCCGTTGCCCCGGCAGGGGTGATCCGGGCCATGTTGGGCTGGGACGTGGGCGCCCTCACCTTGCTCGCGTTGACCTGGCACTTCATCCTGCGCTCGCCTCCCGAACGCACGCGGTACGCGGCGGCCGTCGAGGACCCCGGCCGGGCGGCCGTGGGCGCCAGTGTCCTGGTCTCCAGCGTCGTGAGCCTGGTCGCGGCCGCCTGGGTGATCGACGGGGCCAAGCGTCTGTCTCCCGCAGCTCCAGGCGTGCCGATCACGTTCGCGGTCGTGGCGGTGGTGAGTGGCTGGTTCCTCACGCACACCACCTATGCCCTGCGGTACGCGCACCTGTACTACAGTGACGGGGATCAGGAGGCCGGGCCGGACGGTGGTCTGGAGTTCCCGGGCGCCACGCCACCCGCCGCGCTCGACTTCGCCTACTTCTCTTTTGTCCTCGGCATGACGTTTCAAGTCTCGGATGTGGCCGTCTCCAGTCCGGTCATCCGGCGGGTCGCGTTGTGGCACGGCCTGACCGCCTTCTGGTTCAACGTGGCTATCCTGGCCCTCACCCTGAATGTGCTGGGCAGCCTGATCTGA
- a CDS encoding sodium:proton exchanger: MPRPPIAPSDPGLHLGFTRGDWITLGAAASTLVPFSLVRFGGLAQGHPLLTSLVLGVAIIAAAFFLSWATEGLETVVPQSVALALLALIEVAPEYAFEVLLAYRGQTELAAASMTGANRLLLGLGWPLIMVVAFLSARRQGQRFTEIELDARNAPELLFLLLASLYAFVLVLKRSFSLLDSVVLVALYVAYILTAFRQSRRRHQAPARVLTETELSAELEENSEPAEDADEEDESRDIGVAARVKRLPPGTRTLVISLFLLAGAYVLFFGAEPFIDAVLQVARQVGVSQFILIQWVAPFLSEFPESLTAFIWAGLIVFAGKGLSNLISSKLNQWTLLIAAIPLAYSVGQGHAAPLPLTAQSVDEVFLTAAQSLFGISLLLTFRFTLRAALTLAGLFLVQFFIPVEGVHVALGWLYLALTAVFLLLNRRHLHLAELLRAGRPGR; encoded by the coding sequence TTGCCGCGTCCACCGATCGCTCCTTCCGACCCTGGCCTGCACCTGGGATTTACCCGGGGTGACTGGATCACCCTGGGGGCCGCAGCTTCGACCCTGGTGCCCTTCTCCCTCGTCCGCTTCGGCGGCCTGGCGCAGGGGCACCCGCTGCTCACCTCGCTGGTGCTGGGGGTGGCGATCATCGCCGCGGCCTTTTTCCTCTCGTGGGCGACGGAGGGCCTCGAAACCGTGGTGCCGCAGTCCGTGGCGCTCGCCCTGCTCGCCCTGATCGAGGTCGCGCCCGAGTACGCCTTTGAGGTCCTGCTGGCCTACCGCGGGCAGACGGAACTGGCCGCGGCCAGCATGACGGGCGCCAACCGGCTGCTGCTCGGCCTGGGCTGGCCCCTGATCATGGTCGTGGCGTTCCTGAGCGCCCGGCGCCAGGGCCAGCGCTTCACGGAAATTGAACTCGACGCGCGGAACGCGCCCGAACTGCTGTTCCTGCTGCTCGCCTCCCTGTACGCCTTCGTGCTGGTGCTGAAGCGGTCGTTCAGCCTGCTCGACTCCGTGGTCCTCGTCGCGCTCTACGTCGCCTACATCCTCACCGCCTTCCGCCAGTCCAGGCGGCGGCACCAGGCACCGGCCCGCGTGCTCACGGAGACGGAACTCAGCGCGGAACTGGAGGAGAACAGCGAACCCGCGGAGGACGCCGACGAGGAGGACGAGAGCCGGGACATCGGCGTCGCCGCCCGCGTCAAGCGTCTCCCGCCCGGGACGCGCACCCTGGTTATCAGCCTGTTCCTGCTGGCCGGAGCGTACGTGCTGTTCTTCGGGGCGGAGCCCTTTATCGACGCGGTGCTCCAGGTCGCCCGGCAGGTGGGCGTCTCGCAGTTCATCCTGATCCAGTGGGTGGCCCCCTTCCTCTCGGAGTTTCCCGAGAGCCTCACGGCGTTCATCTGGGCGGGCCTGATCGTGTTCGCGGGCAAGGGGTTGAGCAACCTGATCTCCTCGAAGCTCAACCAGTGGACGCTGCTGATCGCCGCGATCCCCCTGGCGTACAGCGTCGGGCAGGGGCACGCCGCGCCGCTGCCCCTGACGGCCCAGTCGGTGGACGAGGTGTTCCTGACGGCCGCGCAGTCCCTGTTCGGGATCTCGCTGCTGCTCACCTTCCGCTTCACCCTCCGGGCCGCGCTGACGCTCGCGGGACTGTTCCTGGTCCAGTTTTTCATTCCGGTCGAGGGGGTGCATGTCGCCCTGGGCTGGCTCTACCTGGCGCTCACCGCGGTGTTCCTGCTGCTGAACCGCAGGCACCTGCACCTGGCCGAGTTGCTCAGGGCCGGGCGCCCTGGAAGGTAG
- a CDS encoding TlpA family protein disulfide reductase, producing MPPVLAAVLAATLGAALLNPARRTTSGGPLVGKPAPAFALQSLDGASVRLADLRGRPVVLNFWASWCTPCREEAPLFRELSGRQAAGQGLAVIGILFQETKEQNARDFIREFALAYPSLRDPQSKTAINYGVGGIPETVFIDRQGVVQHVDRGGLSRERLNVGLERIGVRGL from the coding sequence CTGCCACCCGTGCTTGCGGCCGTCCTCGCGGCCACCCTGGGTGCGGCGTTGCTCAACCCGGCGCGCCGCACGACCAGCGGCGGTCCACTCGTCGGGAAGCCCGCGCCCGCCTTCGCCCTCCAGAGCCTGGACGGTGCGTCGGTTCGTCTGGCGGACCTGCGTGGTCGGCCCGTCGTCTTGAATTTCTGGGCGTCATGGTGCACGCCCTGCCGCGAGGAAGCGCCTCTGTTCCGTGAACTCAGTGGGCGGCAGGCGGCGGGACAGGGCCTCGCCGTGATCGGCATCCTCTTCCAGGAGACCAAGGAACAGAACGCCCGCGACTTTATCCGCGAGTTCGCCCTCGCGTATCCCAGCCTGCGCGACCCTCAGTCCAAAACCGCGATCAACTACGGCGTGGGCGGGATTCCCGAGACCGTCTTCATCGACCGGCAGGGCGTCGTTCAACACGTGGACCGCGGCGGTCTGTCCCGCGAGCGCCTGAACGTCGGGCTGGAAAGAATCGGGGTGCGCGGGCTGTGA
- a CDS encoding SMI1/KNR4 family protein — protein MSWTAFLKGVSDLAPGLLDGLAPPATAADLQALTAALNSPLPEDVHQVLATHNGQRAGHRILFGLTLMSAQDIARHARSVAHALEREGLVPVEDLDRRTQAYEPNPHHVPLFTDNTGNFLGFDLAPSASGVWGQVVIFGLDLPRPRVVADSFHTLFEELSAELRQGNYRIKDVGGYSSMSWKPGNGSALSEILL, from the coding sequence GTGTCCTGGACAGCCTTCCTAAAGGGTGTCTCCGACCTGGCGCCGGGGCTGCTCGACGGCCTCGCCCCACCGGCCACGGCGGCGGACCTCCAGGCCCTGACCGCGGCGCTGAACAGTCCGCTTCCCGAGGACGTCCACCAGGTGCTCGCCACGCACAACGGGCAGCGGGCCGGGCACCGCATCCTGTTCGGGCTGACCCTGATGAGTGCGCAGGACATCGCCCGCCACGCCCGGAGCGTCGCTCACGCGCTGGAACGCGAGGGGCTTGTTCCGGTGGAGGACCTGGACCGCCGCACGCAGGCGTACGAACCGAATCCGCACCACGTGCCGCTGTTCACGGACAACACCGGGAACTTCCTCGGCTTCGACCTGGCCCCGTCGGCGTCGGGCGTGTGGGGGCAGGTCGTCATCTTCGGACTAGACCTTCCCCGTCCCCGAGTGGTCGCCGACTCGTTCCACACGCTGTTCGAGGAGCTGAGCGCCGAACTTCGGCAGGGAAACTACCGGATCAAGGACGTGGGCGGGTACAGCTCCATGAGCTGGAAGCCAGGGAACGGCTCGGCCCTGTCCGAGATCTTGCTGTAA
- a CDS encoding class I SAM-dependent methyltransferase encodes MSGPGQLNPEQATLLIPLVAKASQNTWRDPILRDETAAQVLRRLGRAVPARPALRGDAFGLALRARALDEWTAAFLARHPAATVLHLGCGLDGRVDPVPVPPGARWFDLDLPEVIALRRAVYPRHEGPGYRMIAASVTEGGWLREVPREGPVLVIAEGLLMYLPEPEVRALLTRLGEMFPGGELVCDALSGLGVRLGGWHPALRASGATLRWGLEDPREVETWPPGFHLLDDVSLLDLPGFARLPRVERAAWRVLRRVPLLRRVHRLLRYRFQPLG; translated from the coding sequence GTGAGCGGGCCAGGCCAACTCAACCCGGAGCAGGCGACCCTGCTGATCCCGCTCGTCGCCAAGGCGAGCCAGAACACGTGGCGCGACCCGATCCTGCGCGACGAGACGGCCGCCCAGGTGCTGCGTCGTCTGGGGCGGGCGGTCCCGGCCCGGCCCGCCCTGCGCGGCGACGCCTTCGGGCTGGCGCTGCGCGCCCGGGCACTGGACGAGTGGACGGCGGCCTTCCTCGCCCGGCATCCGGCGGCCACCGTGCTGCACCTGGGGTGCGGGCTGGACGGGCGGGTGGACCCGGTGCCGGTTCCTCCCGGCGCGCGCTGGTTCGACCTCGACCTGCCGGAGGTGATCGCGCTGCGCCGGGCCGTCTACCCCCGGCACGAGGGACCGGGCTACCGGATGATCGCCGCTTCGGTAACGGAGGGAGGGTGGCTGCGGGAGGTGCCGCGGGAAGGGCCGGTGCTGGTGATCGCGGAGGGACTGCTGATGTACCTGCCGGAGCCTGAGGTGCGCGCGCTGCTCACGCGGCTGGGGGAGATGTTCCCCGGAGGGGAGCTGGTGTGCGACGCCCTCAGTGGGCTGGGGGTGCGCCTGGGAGGGTGGCACCCGGCCCTGCGCGCGTCTGGCGCCACCCTGCGCTGGGGGCTGGAGGACCCCCGGGAGGTGGAAACCTGGCCGCCAGGCTTCCACCTGCTCGACGACGTCAGCCTGCTCGATCTGCCGGGGTTCGCACGGTTGCCCAGGGTGGAGCGGGCGGCCTGGCGGGTGCTGCGCCGTGTCCCGCTGTTGCGGAGGGTCCACCGCTTGCTGCGCTACCGCTTCCAACCACTCGGTTAG
- a CDS encoding cytochrome P450, protein MSAARSHPTDSTVALLREGYAFLLHRSERDRTDVFETRLLGVPVLCLHGEEAARVFYDPERFERRGAAPSRAQKTLFGQGGVQGLDGEAHRARKAMFMSLMTPDRLRDLASLTTAQWHAAAVKWEMQDRVVLLDEVQELLCRAVCRWAGVPLTPAEVTLRTADFAAMIDSAGAVGPRHWRGRLGRARAERWAGGLIRQVRAGDLDPAEASALRVIALHRDPAGALLDEHTAAVEVLNVLRPTVAVALYVTFTALALHESPEARRDLLSGRGAGEHFVQEVRRFYPFFPFALAKVRRDFEWRGQPFQRGRRALLNLYGTNHDRRLWGDPERFRPGRFRDWNGSAYNFIPQGGGDHVQGHRCAGEWITIELMQGALRFLTEELTYAVPPQDLRVSLTRYPARPASRLVLSGVRRSGGRAGGA, encoded by the coding sequence ATGTCCGCGGCCAGAAGCCATCCCACCGACAGCACCGTGGCCCTGCTGCGCGAGGGGTACGCGTTTCTCCTCCACCGCAGCGAGCGCGACCGCACCGACGTCTTCGAGACCCGCTTGTTAGGGGTGCCCGTCCTGTGCCTGCACGGTGAAGAGGCCGCCCGGGTGTTCTACGACCCGGAGCGCTTCGAGCGGCGCGGGGCGGCCCCGTCCCGGGCCCAGAAGACCCTCTTCGGGCAGGGCGGCGTGCAGGGCCTGGACGGCGAGGCCCACCGGGCGCGCAAGGCGATGTTCATGTCCCTGATGACCCCGGACAGGTTGCGCGACCTGGCGAGCCTGACCACCGCGCAGTGGCACGCCGCCGCCGTGAAGTGGGAGATGCAGGACCGGGTGGTGCTGCTGGACGAGGTGCAGGAACTGCTCTGCCGCGCCGTGTGCCGCTGGGCGGGCGTGCCGCTCACTCCAGCGGAGGTGACGCTCCGGACGGCGGACTTCGCGGCCATGATCGACAGCGCGGGCGCGGTGGGACCCCGGCACTGGCGCGGCCGCCTGGGGCGGGCGCGGGCGGAACGCTGGGCCGGAGGCCTGATCCGTCAGGTACGCGCGGGGGACCTCGACCCGGCCGAGGCGAGTGCCCTGCGCGTGATCGCGCTGCACCGGGACCCGGCGGGAGCGCTGCTGGACGAGCACACCGCCGCCGTGGAGGTGCTGAATGTCCTGCGACCCACGGTGGCGGTCGCCCTGTACGTCACCTTCACTGCCCTGGCGCTGCACGAGTCCCCGGAGGCCAGGCGCGACCTGCTCAGCGGCCGGGGGGCCGGGGAGCACTTCGTGCAGGAGGTGCGGCGGTTTTATCCCTTCTTCCCCTTCGCGCTGGCCAAGGTCCGGCGGGACTTCGAGTGGCGGGGGCAGCCCTTCCAGCGGGGACGGCGGGCCCTGCTCAACCTGTACGGCACCAACCACGACCGGAGGCTGTGGGGGGACCCCGAGCGGTTCCGCCCGGGGCGCTTCCGGGACTGGAACGGCAGCGCGTACAACTTCATCCCGCAGGGCGGTGGGGACCATGTCCAGGGGCACCGCTGCGCGGGCGAGTGGATCACCATCGAGTTGATGCAGGGGGCGCTGCGCTTCCTGACGGAGGAGTTGACCTACGCGGTGCCGCCGCAGGACCTGCGGGTGAGCCTCACGCGCTACCCAGCGCGTCCAGCCAGCCGCCTGGTGCTGAGCGGGGTCCGGCGGAGCGGTGGCCGGGCGGGCGGAGCGTGA
- the lspA gene encoding signal peptidase II: MALRRAGVVWPRPAVIAGVLACLLLDQSLKAWAVREFTLGEFREVLPGVLSLGLIYNTGAAWSLFAGAALPLAALRLVAGVALLVYLSRRAVPPLTGVALTLIAGGALSNSLDGWRLGKVVDTLASHTLSAVTRVLGQGDFPVFNLADVWVVSGVLLLLLRSTRSPTRSSSTA, encoded by the coding sequence GTGGCGCTGAGGCGGGCGGGGGTGGTGTGGCCCCGACCGGCGGTGATCGCCGGGGTGCTCGCGTGCCTGCTGCTGGACCAGAGCCTCAAGGCGTGGGCCGTGCGGGAATTCACACTCGGCGAGTTCCGCGAGGTCCTCCCCGGGGTGCTGAGTCTGGGGCTGATCTACAACACGGGGGCGGCCTGGAGCCTGTTCGCGGGGGCGGCGCTGCCCCTCGCCGCGCTGCGGCTGGTGGCGGGCGTGGCGCTGCTCGTGTACCTCTCCCGCCGCGCCGTTCCGCCCCTAACGGGTGTGGCCCTCACCCTGATTGCCGGGGGGGCGCTCAGCAACTCGCTCGACGGGTGGCGGCTGGGCAAGGTCGTGGATACGCTCGCGTCGCACACCCTCTCGGCGGTGACCCGCGTGCTCGGGCAGGGTGACTTTCCGGTCTTCAACCTCGCCGACGTCTGGGTGGTGAGTGGCGTGCTGTTGCTGCTGCTGCGAAGCACGCGCTCCCCGACCCGGTCCTCGTCCACGGCCTGA